The genome window TTCCTGATTGGAGCAATTTTAGCCTTACATAGTACCACTTTCTTCGTATATATTCTTCCGCTTTTCGGAATCTTTAAGCCGTGGTTGTCGTCCATCGGACTTCTTATTTCTTGTCTCTTTTGGGGAATCGCAATATTGCATTTCGATGCCTTCGAAATTAAAGCGAAAATTATCGGCGGCGCCGACGTTCCTTTGATCCATAAGGCCGCGTCTTGGAGTTTCTTGAGAATTTTAGCTAGGCTTGATCCGATGCGCTTTATTCAAAAAAGTTCGAAAGAAAAAGCTGCGATTACGAAGGAAATACTGATTCAAGATTATGATCTGACTTCCAAATCGGGTGAGTTGTCCGTCGATAAACGAGCGGAACTACTTTCCAAAAAGTTCGGAAAGTATTTTAAATAATTTTCGAACTTTTACCTTCTTCGCGCTCCTTTCGATATCGATTTACTCTTAGCTAGAATCCGTCAAGAGGTTCGATCGTTGATGTTGCCTCATTTAAGCTTGAAAAATACGATTTCTCTAATAGTATGTACTGGTTGTATAGATTTCGATGTAGATAAAATGATATATTCGTTTAAATCCCTTCTCTTTCTTTCATTCATCATTTTTGCGTTCACGAGTTCCGTAAATGGAGAAGAAAATAAAAGTTCCGAAACGAACTCGGCTCCCGGTAAATTCGGAATCGGAATCAGTTTATTCGGACCAACCGGCTTGACCGGCAAGTATTGGATGGACGACAAAAAATCTTTCGAAGCGGGACTCGGATTTAGCGCGTTCGGTAACGGAAGATTTCACTTTCATGGAGTTTTTCTTTATAACTTCGCTTCTTTAAACGAATCGGTCGGTTTTTATGGCGGCATCGGCGGGGTAGCGGAAGAAAAACATTACCGGGAAAAAGAAAGGGTAGGACGTGGCAGATTTATTGAGACCGAGGGGTATGAAACTTCTTTCGGCGCTCGCTTGCCGGTCGGTTTGTCTTGGAGATCGCAGGATAAGAAATTCGAGTTATCCGGAGAAGTCTATCTCAATGTTTTTTTTCTCGGAAGGGGAGGCGCCGATCTCGGTCTGGTTTTTGCCGGTAGAATTTATCTTTAGTTAAGACGTCCGATTTATTTCGACAGAAATACTGCGATTTCATTTCGATGGATCCTTTCGAATATCTCTTTCCAACCTTTTCTAAACGATCACAGGATTAAAAATTTTTTTGGATTGAAATAGTTTTATATAAAATCATAAGCTATATGAAAACGTTTCCATAATTGGAATGGAAAGAGCCGCCGTTGATTATCTTGAATAGGAGAAGCCATGAAATATTTCGAAGATTTGCAAGTGGGAGAAACTTTTGAGTTGGGGAGTTATACCTTATCGAAGGATGAAATTTTGGAATTTGCCGCGAAATACGATCCGCAACCGTTTCATATCGACGAAGAGAAGGCGAAAGAGTCCATATACGGAGCCTTGATCGCTTCCGGTTGGCAGACGACGGCCGTTTATATGAAGTTATTTGTCGAAAATCTAATGAATCGAGCGCATGGAATGGGGTCTCCCGGTTTGGAGGAATTGAAATGGAAACGTCCCGTTTTTGCCGGCGACACCTTGCGGGGAAGATTTAGTATATTAGAAAAAAGTAAATTTAGAGCTAATTTGGGACTCGTAATGGGAAAGAACGAGCTGGTTAATCAAAACGAAGAAGTGGTTATGACCTTCAAAGGGAAGATGCTGTTCTTAAAAAGAGAAATCTAAGATTCGTATTGTTGCTAAGAAACTGAGATCCGAAGTTTTAAAAAGAAATTTTGCGGAGTTTTGTCGAGATTTTCCGTACTTAAGAAAATCTCGGTTCGCTTCTAAATATTGAGAACGTTGTCCGCAATTCGGTCGGCTTAATTTGAAAAATAATTGAAATCAAAATTATGCCCTTGGGCTAGTCATTCGTAAAATGCGCGGTTGTCGTTTAACGATCCGCGCGAAATCGGAAATCAATTCATATCGTCGATCTTGATGTCATCGGGTGCGGGTTGGCCTTTTCCGTTTTCTATCAAACTCTTAAGACTCAAAAGAAAGACCGCCCATTTCATACTACAATGTGCGGTGAACTCACTTTCGGTTTTCCAGTCTTGATGTCGAAAGTGAACGAGGGTCATCGCTGCTCCATCGGGCGCGGTACCTGCGCGTAGATCGAAATCAACATGCGAACCGACCCAATCCTCCGGTCCGTTGACACATTCCCATAACACCCGAGCCGGAGTCGATTCTTGAACTTTCATATCAAAGAAACCTTTTTCACCAAACGTAAAACGAATCGCATCTCCTACCGCCGAAACTCCTCCTGAAAACGCGCCTTCCACTTGTCTTGTCCACCAATTCGCAAGACCGGCTTGAGTCGTTAACGCTTGAGTTACTTCGTTTGCTCCGGCTCGAATGCCGACTTTGTGGTAAATTCCATTCATACTATTCTCCTTTTTGTTTTCTCTTCCGGCCTCGCCGATAAAGACTTTGTTTTACTCTTCGCTTACGTACCACGTTTCGAGCCCGTTGAGAATGTTCGTCCAGCCGCCGTGATGCATTTCGATTTCTTTTCGATCCGCTAAACGTTCGTGAGTCAGCGTTACGAGAGTTTGCGGTTTGTTTTTTGCGCCGTTCGTGCCGGTGATCGTCACGGAAGGCAACGCGGTGAATGTAACGGTGACTAACGTTTCCCGATGGCCTGTCGCGTGCGAGCGCCATGTGAAAACGAGTTTTGTGGGTTCGTCGATCGTTATATATTCCCCTTCGTGCGGTAAGACTTTACCGTCGAGAGTCATGTCGATGCGGAATTTTCCGCCGGGTCGCGGATCGATCGTTACCGATTCGATTCCGATTTCTTCTCCGGATAGGAACCAACTTGAAAATTCTTTTTCTTGTAACCAAGCTCGAAAGAGTCGAGAAGGTTCCGCGTTAATTTTTTTTTCTATTTTTAGGACGGGTGTGGTCATCATCTTGCTCCTCAATGAATGCTTCTAATTTATCCAATTTGTTACTCCAGAATTCTTGATGATAGGTAAGCCAGGCGAATGCTTCCGAAAGAGAACGATTTTGCAGTTCCAAACGAATGCTACGGCCGTCTTCCGGCGTGCGCACCTTGCGAACAAGTCCCGCAGCGGCCAGAACATCGATATGCTTTGCAACCCCCGCAAAGGACATCGAGAAGGGCTCCGCAAGTTCCGAGATGGTGAGCGAGCCTTTTCGCAAACGTACCAGCATTTGACGTCTCGAATGATCGGAGAGCGCTGCAAATACCCGGTCGAGTTTCTGTTCTTTTTTTAATTCAACCATTCGGTTGAATATATGGCAGCTCGTTTTTTTGTCAATTGTTAAACTATTGGGTTGAATACTTGTTTTGGTGAATTACGATTTTTTTTAAGTAAGCGCCTAAACAACCGCACCTTTTTCTAATCGTATAAATGTTGTAAACTGTCTTTGATGAAAAAAACGAAAATAGATTGGCCCAAAGAGTTTGATGACTTTTCAAAGAGTGGACTTTCCCAGCCTCAGTATTGTAAAGAAAGACACCTCAAATACACGACGTTTCGATATCATTGGGAGAGACGTTCTAAGCATTCAGAGAAGAACGACTTTGTAGAAATTCCTCCTTCCTCGACAAATTCTCAGTCATTGGTAGAAGCCGAATTTTTGACCCTAAAGATAGATACGTCGGGGAAGGCATCGCTCCAAGTAAACGTTCAGTTTAGTTTAGGACGATGGAGTTAAATCCCGGAAACAGAAAAGTGTATCTTCGACCTGGGGCGACGGATTTAAGGAAATCGATCAATACGCTCTCTGTAATCGTAGAAGGAAAGATGAAAAAAGATCCGTATTCGGCGAGCGTCTTTCTCTTCTGCAATCGCAAGAAAGATAAACTGAAGATGCTCTACTGGGATAAGAGCGGGTTTTGCCTTTGGCAGAAGAGACTGGAAGAGAGTAAATTCCCGTGGCCGAACTCAGAGGAGGAAGTGCATAAAATACCCGTTGAAAGGTTTCATTGGCTATTGAATGGGATCGATTTTTTCAAAGAGCACAAGAAACTAAAATACAAGAATGTCAGTTGAAAATGTTTGACTCAAGAAAAGAAAGTATTAAGACTGAATCCGAATGTCTTTGGATCTAAACTCTCTTCCTGATGATGTAGAAGAACTAAAAAGAATCATTATATTAGAGAATAATAAATATCAGGAAGAATTACGACTCCAAAAACAGAAAGAATCCGAACATTTGGATCAGATCGAGAGATTGAAGATCCAGCTTTTCGGGAGAAAGACTGAGAAATGGAGTCAGATCGAAAAAGATCAAGGATTTCTTTTTAACGAAATAGAAAGCTCCTTGCAAGAAGATTCTCCTGAACCCGAAGAAGAAAGTCTTTTTAGTCCTGTTAAAAGCCATACAAGAAAGAAGACGGGAAGAAAACCTTTCCCGGACTACTTTCCAAGAATCGAAATCCTACATGATATTCCTGAAATTGATAAAACCTGTTCTTGTGGTCACGAGCTTACTCGTATCGGAGAAGACAAGTCCGAGAAGTTAGATATTATCCCGGCTAAAATACAAGTCGAAGTTCATATTCGCCCTAAGTATGCGTGTAAGCATTGTGAAGGAACTTCTGATGAAACTCTACCTGTCGTAAGAATCGCGCCGGTTCCCCATCAGATCGCTGAGAAGAGTATGCTTTCTTCCGGATTCTTAGCTCACACGCTTACTCAAAAGTTTGCGGATGCTCTTCCGTTTTACAGACAAGCCGGGATTCTCCAGAGATCGGGAGTGGATATTTCAAGGAGCACCCTTTCCAATACCGCAATTCAAGTTTTTGAAAAACTTTCTCCGATGATCGAGGATGTGAGAAGGGAACTTTTCAAATCGAAGTATTTGCAGATCGATGAGACGATTCTTCAAGTGTTAAACGAAGAAGGAAAGTTGAATACATCCAAATCGTATATGTGGGTGATCCGAGGGTTCATCAGAGAAAAGCCCGTTGTTCTCTATCATTATGAGCCGAGTCGGAGCGCTAAGTTTTTAGAAGAATGGATCCAGGGATTTGAAGGAATCATCCAAACGGACGGTTTTGAATCTTACGATTCTTTGTTGAAAGTTAAATCTAAGATTCTTCACGCGGGATGTTGGAATCATGCGAGGAGGAGATTTTTCGAAATTCTAAAAATCGATTCTAAGAATGTGCAAGCAGAATGGATCGTAAAGAAAATCGGTAAGCTTTATACAATCGAGTCAAAAGCTAAGGTAGAAAGTTTAAGTTCTGAAGAACATCTGAAACTCAGGCAATCCGAATCTAAGCCTATCGTTGATGAGATTCGTTCTTGGATGAACAAACGGATCGTCGAAGTTGCTCCCAAATCTTCTATGGGAAAAGCGCTCTCTTATCTTTCTGGCCAGTGGGAAAAACTGCTTCTCTTTTTGGATCATCCGGAATTGCAATTAGATACGAATCTCGTTGAGAACGACATTCGTCCTTTTGTGATCGGTAGAAAAAACTGGCTCTTCTCCGGTTGTCCACAAGGGGCAACTGCGAGCGCGGGATTCTATTCGTTAATTCAAAATGCAAAGATCTCAGGTATCGATCCTTACGCTTATTTACGAGATCTTTTTAAGTCTTGGGAAACGATACCGAGAAGTCTTTCTTGCGAGGATCTGCCAAAAAACGGTGGGCTTGTGGTTCGTTAGGCGGTTACTTTTTTAATGAGAAATGGATGCTGATTTTCTTTTGGATACTGTCTTAAAAGTTTCGCACAATTTAATTTCGAGAGGTCGGATTCTCCATTTGTCGATTTGAACAAAGACTTTTTGATTGAGTTTGCCGATCGTTGACGGTGAGATCTTGGTTCCCCAAAGACTTTCGTGATGTCCTCGACTCTTCGAACCGAACCCCCCGCAAGATACATCTCCATGAGAGCTTCTTCTACGGAACTCTCCCTGCGTTTGTATCTTTCGATGATTGCCGACTCGAACGTAATTGTCCTAAGTTTCGGAACTTTTAACTTTACTTTTCCAGCTTTTGTTTCGAAGTTTCTATTATACGAACCCGCTAGTGTATCTCTACTCGATCCGGATTCCTTTCATACTTGGAGGCTTGGTAGAGTTTGTCTGCGTCTAAGAGAGCGTTCAGTGTTTCTTCCAGTATCTCCTCTTACGAGTTCGCTCAAGTCTTTCCCCGAGTTGAGCCTCATCCGCTTGGATTACTTTCAGGTGCGATTTTTCTTCTTCTGCCCTCATGGGGGTTCTCCTTCTTCTTGAATTTGTTTGGTCACAATCTCAATCGGCAAGGAGAGCCTTCTCGTTTATTCGTAAATGTGCGAAAAAGTTAGGAAATTATCGCTTCTTTTTTTGCTTTTAATATTCCTGATTCTTTCAAAGAGGGCGATAACTCCAAAAGAAAAATAAGAATATAGCGAATAAAGGTAGGAACCAAGTTAAGAAACTTCGGCCTATATTTTGCTCGAATACGGTTTTCGACATTCTAATAAAGCTGATCGTTTGCAGAAAGATTCCCGCAATTAAAAATAAGCTTACAAATCCTAAAAACAGAATCATATAATAAATATCTCTCTTAGCTGAACTCGGCATTATCGTAAAAAAGAATAAAATCGGAAAAAGAGATAGGAGAATATATACGTTACTCGAAACAACTAACGAAACACATTTTCGGAAATTTACGTTTTTTTCTCCGAAAACTCTAACGGTTAAAAAAGTTCCGATACTAAAATAGAGTTCGAAAACGATCAAAAAGAACGCGAAGAAAAATATATTGTAGGGGAATGCATTTAGTAGATACAAAAAGACAGAAATCTTTCCTTCTACAAGATAACCTCTCATAATCTGAGAATACTCCACCAAGTAAGAGAGATTAAACATTGAGAGAATAAGATTAACAACTATATAGAGTGCGATAAAGCTGATGTGTGTTTTGATCGTAGATCTAAAAAAAGCACTTCCGTCGATTTCGTTAATTCGGTTAGGGAAAAGATGAAATTCAACGGTTTTCCTTATTTCCCTTTTAAATATGTTATCCGCTAGGAATTCTTTAAATTTATCCAGTAACTTCATTTTATTTTCCTTCTTGACTTTCCCTATCGTTCTTCCAATTACCTTTGAATATTATTTTTCCAAGAGAATCTTTAAAGATTCCAAAACCGTTTCTTTTACCCGCTCGCCAAGAGCCGATATAAATGTTTCCATCCGGATAGATAAAGGCGCCGCTCCCGTCGTAAATTCGACCTTCTTTATAAACTCCGTTTAGCTTTGTTCCATCGGCTAAGATTAAAGTGCCTGCACCGTCCGGTTCGTCATCATTCCATTGTGCGCTCAGGATTGTTCCATCCTGCCAAACGAACATGCCTAATCCGTGTTTTTTATTATTAACAAAAGAACCTGAATAAGCTGAGCCATCGGGATATCGATATTGCCCTCTTCCGTGTTTGACGCCATGTCGCCACTCGCCTTTATAGAAATGCCCGTCATCGTTTTTAAATAATCCATACCCGTCCGGATGGGAATTCTTTACATAGCCTTCGTAATATGCCCCATTTCTGTATTGCATTTTTGCAAAGCCGTTTTCACAATCTCCGGCAAGGCATTTATATTTCGTATAGTTTAAAATTGCTGTTACTACTATAAATAAGATCAATAAAGAAAGAGTTATTGCGGAATATTTACCAATTTTTGTGCTGACAAACTTAAGGAATCTTCCTGGAAGTTTGAAAAAGGCGGTTTTTAATTTTAAAATTATTTTTTTGGAAATCAATTTTATTTCCTCCAATATCGGGAAAATCGTAAGGTATTCGACGCTCTTTTGAAAAGAAGATTAAGTATGCTATTGTATTCCATATCAAAGGAAAATAATGCAAACTTGGATAGAAAAAGTGCACATAGGAAAAATCCGATCACATTTTTTAGCAGCAATAGTTCAGGATTTGCGAATAATAAAAACGGAATATAGAGCATGAATGCGATATAAAAAAGTTTCAGATCTAATTTTTCTCTATTTGTGTTTTCTTTACCTGTCAACTTGGTGATTGCTTCAAGCATGAGCGATACAAGTACGACAGCACTTCCGATGTGCAGACTTATATCATAAGTTTTAAAGATTATCAAATAAAGCGATAAAAAAATAGAATACGCAAATATTACGGATAAGAAATGCCCGCTGGCTTTTGTTAATGATTCCGTAAAGGCTACTAAAAGAAAGAAGCAGATTGAAATTAACAATATTATATGGGTCGTAAATACCGTTTTTGATTTTGACAGCTTTTCAATCCGATCGTTCAATTCTATCCTTTCATTTAAGTTTAATATGTTCTTTGCGGTGTTTTTGACGTTTTGGAGAAGCGAAATGGCTGAATAGGAATCGGTTCGTATTGATAACGAAAGACTTGGGCGTTTATTTTTTCTAAAAAGTTTTATCGGTGAAGCGCTTTCCTTCTGACTGTATAAATTACCTATCGGCGAGAACTGGCCGATATTGTTTTTAATTAAAAAACGATTTAATTGTTTTTCCGATTCCCTATATTCTTTTGAAGCGCGAATGCGAATATCCAGTTCGTTATTATTTTCGTTAAATTTGCTAACAACGGAGCCCTGTAATATTGTACGTAAAAAAGATCCTATCTCGGAATTCGGAACCAAAGAATTCTTGCTATTCAGATCTAGTTGTAATTCATTGCGAGGAGGTTTGAAGTTCAGGATTACTTCGTGTATTCCGGGTAAATTAGTGATCGCGTTTGCAACCTGAGGGACGGTTTTGTTTAGAGTAGAGTGGTCTGAACCGATAACATCCAAGGAGATCTCTTTCATTCTCCCTAATTCGGATTCTTTCGTGAAATAACAATAAGCAGGATTTTGTTTTCCGACTGATTCGTTTAGAGAAGGAATGATATTCTCTTTAAAAAAGATATTTTTATCGTAGTTGATGATTAGAAATGCGTGGCCCGATTCGATTTGGGATATGACATCTTTTGTTTTTCGATTCTCAATCAATTTTGATTCAATATTCCGAACGATTTTATCCGTATAAGAAAAGCTCGAATCGGATGGAAGTTCTATGTAGCCGTATATCCGATCGTCTTCGATATTGAAATAAACTTCCTTAGGAGATCGAATGTATAGTATAGCAGCCGTTAACACCGCTAAAAGAAAAGCTAATAATAACGTTACATTTTTGTTTTGTCCTAACCGGGTCTTGGAATTATCTTCTTCGTTATTTTTCCTCGTTCGTTTTACAGGAATTGTTTTGAATTCTATAGTGTTATGGTCTTCGGAATTTTTAGACGGTGATTTGATGTATTGATAAGATAGATATAGAAAAAATACGCCGAGAGATGTAAGTAACGACAATCGTAATAAGTTGGTGCCGATCGTTGGGTTTAGAATAATCGTTGGAATAAAAAGGCAAGGAAAACTAAGGAGAAGAAATAAAAACAAGCTTCGCTGCGTTGTCTTATTAAATTCTAATTCTTTTAATTTTGAATACAATAATGTCCAGAATGCGAACGAAAGATAAATCGAAAGGATACTTAATAAATCGAAGTCGATTTTGAAAACGAAATGAACGAAAACGAAAATTAGAAATATAAATATCAGTTGGAATATTGTTGTTGCAAAGATTCCGACCGCTTGTTCCCCGAGTTGTCGACGAATAGAGACGAAGAAAAAGATCACGGTAAGTAGAACGATTGAGACTGCATTTATATAGGCGCTTTTTATGTTCTCGGCTTGGTTAAAAATGATTTCGATTTGCCGGTCCTGTTCGTTTATTTTTTTTGCTGCATTTTTTATATCCGAGGATATTTGTAAAATATTTGCGTCGTGTTTTTTGTAAACATATACCCCAATGTTTTCGTTTCCATTGACTCTGTAAGCATTGTCTTCGTCGCGGTATGAGCTTTCTATTTTTGCAAGATCTCCGAGTCTAACGATTTTGCCCATGTCTAAACTGGTTATTGGTAAATCGACTAAGTCTTCAATCGTAGAGAATTTTCCTCTAAGCCTGACTTGGTATAGACCGTTTTTTTCCTCGATGGACGCTACCGTTGAGGATAGATTATTAAAATGGATCGCATTATAGAGATCAGTTAAACTCAGATTGTAGACATTTAATTTTTGCATGTCGAAAGAAATTAAGATTTCTTTTACTTTACCCCCGGATACCGTTACTTTGCTGATACCTTCTATTGCCTCCAAGGTCTTTTTTAATACTGTGTCCGCATATGTCCTAAGTTCTCCCATTGATTTGGGATCGGTTACTTTCAAAGAGACGACGGCAATGGGCATTTCGGTCGGATCAAAGTTTAAGACTTTCGGTTTTCTTACATCTTTGGGAAATCTACCGACGGTACTTTCGATCTTTTCTTTTATCTCCAAGGTCTTCAGGTCTAAATTCGTACGGCTTTCGAAATCCAATCGGATTAAAGCCTTTCCTTTTTCCGACTGAGAACGAATTTCCGTTATTCCGCCGATCGTCGAAATTTGATCTTCAAGTGGAATCGTGATCGTTTTTTCGACCGTATCTGAATCTGCTCCCGGATATTCAACGACGATGGAGAGTGCCGGGTTTTTTATAATGGGAAACAATGAAAAATTGACTAAGAATACGGATATTATCCCGAATAGCATTAAAGCACTTACGAGCATTTGGATCGTAATTTTGGAAGGGTATTGAATTGAATTCGTAGTCACGATAGTTTTTCTACTTTTCTATTTTTTAATAATAAAAAGAACAGAATAGGAAGCAGGAATAGACTGAAAAAGAAGGAGGAAAACAAACCTACGATTACAACGATAGCCATCGGCGATTGAAATTCGGCCCCTTTTTGAAATTCAAGAGCAACGGGTACCAAACCTAAAATCGTCGTTAAATTATTCATTAAAATTGGACGAAAGACAATCTTTCCGCTTTCGATAATCGCTTTAGCAAAGTCACCACTTTCCTTAAAAGAGATAATCAGATATTCGAAATAAAGAGACGCATTGTCGACTACGACGCCTAACAGAAGAACCAATCCTAAAAACGCGCTGATATTGAAACTTTTACCGAATAGAAAAAGCGCAGGGAAAATTCCGATAAACATGAGCGGGATAGTACAGATCATTACAGCGGCAAGTTTTAACGATTGAAATTGACTGCTTAAAAGCATATAAATCAATAAAGAAGCTAAGATGAATGCGAAGAGAAGTTCATTATACGATTTTTCTATGTTTTCCGATTCTCCTCCGATTTTAATAAAATAGCCCGTCGGCAATTTCGTATTTTCGATAATTTTTTTGATTTTTTCCGTTGTGCCTCGCGGATCTAAGTTGCCTTGGACCATGTTGACTCGCGAATTGCCCGCTCTTCGGATAGAACTAGAAGAAATATTTTCTTTTATACTGGCGATTTGAGATAATCTTATGAATTCGCCCGAGGGAGTTTTAATATTCAGAGTTTGAAGTTTACTTAGATTGTCTATATCATTCCTTTTTACGAGAAGGCGAATGTTAAGATCTTCGTCCTGGTATTTAATTCGCGAAATGTCGGCACCGTAGCTTGCAACTTTTATGTATTGTGAAATATAATCGTTGGTTAGTTTTAGAGAACTTGCTTTGATAGTATCGAATTCAATTAGATATTCATGTTTTTTGGTTTCTAACGTGTTTCGTAAATCCGTTGCAACGTTTTCTTTCCTCAATTTTAAGGTAAGATTCTTTCCAATGTCAGAGAGAGTTCTTAAATCCTCGCCGTGAATTTCCAAATTGAGCTGACTATTGTGGGGATCGAGAATCTTACCGATGACATCCCCGTTTCCTTCGAAATTGATTCGGATATCCTCAGCAAACGAAATTTTCTTTCGAACTCCTTCAATAGTCTCTTTCGTCGATTTTGATGCGTTTTGACGGAGTAACACTCTTATTTTGGCCATATTGGCGCCGGATCCTCCGTTTATTTTTGATATAATATCGTCGCCATCCGATCCAATTTTAGCGATAACGCTTTTTATATTTTTGTCGGCAAGAAGAACCTGCTCGACGGTCTCTACTAAATTGGTTGTGCTCAGTAAAGTGCTATTCTGACTGTTTTCAATGTTGATCGTAAATTCTCCATTGTCCACCGCTGGCATAAATTCGGTGGGAAGAAAAAATAAAAATTGGGCGGATAAGACAAGTCCGAAAAATAAACCGAAAACTAATTTTTTGGGATTTTCTAAATACGATCTTAACTTCACCTCATAGGATATCAATGCGGATTCGTACAGGTGTGCCGATCGTTGGAAAAGGCGACTGCTCTGAAGTTGTGATCCGAATTCGCTTTCGTCTAGGAGGACGTAAAGAGTCGGGATGATCGTGATCGATGCGAGTAAACTGATCGATATGGAAACTACGATTGCAATCGCCATCTCGGTGAAAAGAATTCCGATGAAGCTTTTTATAAAAATAATGGGTAAAAAAACAATGATGGTAGTTAAGGTTGCCGATACTACAGAACCCATAACTTCCGAAGTTCCTTCGACCGAAGAATCATACGTGGATTT of Leptospira sanjuanensis contains these proteins:
- a CDS encoding MaoC family dehydratase, producing the protein MKYFEDLQVGETFELGSYTLSKDEILEFAAKYDPQPFHIDEEKAKESIYGALIASGWQTTAVYMKLFVENLMNRAHGMGSPGLEELKWKRPVFAGDTLRGRFSILEKSKFRANLGLVMGKNELVNQNEEVVMTFKGKMLFLKREI
- a CDS encoding SRPBCC family protein → MNGIYHKVGIRAGANEVTQALTTQAGLANWWTRQVEGAFSGGVSAVGDAIRFTFGEKGFFDMKVQESTPARVLWECVNGPEDWVGSHVDFDLRAGTAPDGAAMTLVHFRHQDWKTESEFTAHCSMKWAVFLLSLKSLIENGKGQPAPDDIKIDDMN
- a CDS encoding SRPBCC family protein — protein: MMTTPVLKIEKKINAEPSRLFRAWLQEKEFSSWFLSGEEIGIESVTIDPRPGGKFRIDMTLDGKVLPHEGEYITIDEPTKLVFTWRSHATGHRETLVTVTFTALPSVTITGTNGAKNKPQTLVTLTHERLADRKEIEMHHGGWTNILNGLETWYVSEE
- a CDS encoding ArsR/SmtB family transcription factor, whose product is MVELKKEQKLDRVFAALSDHSRRQMLVRLRKGSLTISELAEPFSMSFAGVAKHIDVLAAAGLVRKVRTPEDGRSIRLELQNRSLSEAFAWLTYHQEFWSNKLDKLEAFIEEQDDDHTRPKNRKKN
- the tnpA gene encoding IS66 family insertion sequence element accessory protein TnpA encodes the protein MKKTKIDWPKEFDDFSKSGLSQPQYCKERHLKYTTFRYHWERRSKHSEKNDFVEIPPSSTNSQSLVEAEFLTLKIDTSGKASLQVNVQFSLGRWS
- the tnpB gene encoding IS66 family insertion sequence element accessory protein TnpB (TnpB, as the term is used for proteins encoded by IS66 family insertion elements, is considered an accessory protein, since TnpC, encoded by a neighboring gene, is a DDE family transposase.), producing MELNPGNRKVYLRPGATDLRKSINTLSVIVEGKMKKDPYSASVFLFCNRKKDKLKMLYWDKSGFCLWQKRLEESKFPWPNSEEEVHKIPVERFHWLLNGIDFFKEHKKLKYKNVS
- the tnpC gene encoding IS66 family transposase, with translation MSLDLNSLPDDVEELKRIIILENNKYQEELRLQKQKESEHLDQIERLKIQLFGRKTEKWSQIEKDQGFLFNEIESSLQEDSPEPEEESLFSPVKSHTRKKTGRKPFPDYFPRIEILHDIPEIDKTCSCGHELTRIGEDKSEKLDIIPAKIQVEVHIRPKYACKHCEGTSDETLPVVRIAPVPHQIAEKSMLSSGFLAHTLTQKFADALPFYRQAGILQRSGVDISRSTLSNTAIQVFEKLSPMIEDVRRELFKSKYLQIDETILQVLNEEGKLNTSKSYMWVIRGFIREKPVVLYHYEPSRSAKFLEEWIQGFEGIIQTDGFESYDSLLKVKSKILHAGCWNHARRRFFEILKIDSKNVQAEWIVKKIGKLYTIESKAKVESLSSEEHLKLRQSESKPIVDEIRSWMNKRIVEVAPKSSMGKALSYLSGQWEKLLLFLDHPELQLDTNLVENDIRPFVIGRKNWLFSGCPQGATASAGFYSLIQNAKISGIDPYAYLRDLFKSWETIPRSLSCEDLPKNGGLVVR
- a CDS encoding MORN repeat-containing protein yields the protein MISKKIILKLKTAFFKLPGRFLKFVSTKIGKYSAITLSLLILFIVVTAILNYTKYKCLAGDCENGFAKMQYRNGAYYEGYVKNSHPDGYGLFKNDDGHFYKGEWRHGVKHGRGQYRYPDGSAYSGSFVNNKKHGLGMFVWQDGTILSAQWNDDEPDGAGTLILADGTKLNGVYKEGRIYDGSGAFIYPDGNIYIGSWRAGKRNGFGIFKDSLGKIIFKGNWKNDRESQEGK
- a CDS encoding efflux RND transporter permease subunit, with the protein product MTTNSIQYPSKITIQMLVSALMLFGIISVFLVNFSLFPIIKNPALSIVVEYPGADSDTVEKTITIPLEDQISTIGGITEIRSQSEKGKALIRLDFESRTNLDLKTLEIKEKIESTVGRFPKDVRKPKVLNFDPTEMPIAVVSLKVTDPKSMGELRTYADTVLKKTLEAIEGISKVTVSGGKVKEILISFDMQKLNVYNLSLTDLYNAIHFNNLSSTVASIEEKNGLYQVRLRGKFSTIEDLVDLPITSLDMGKIVRLGDLAKIESSYRDEDNAYRVNGNENIGVYVYKKHDANILQISSDIKNAAKKINEQDRQIEIIFNQAENIKSAYINAVSIVLLTVIFFFVSIRRQLGEQAVGIFATTIFQLIFIFLIFVFVHFVFKIDFDLLSILSIYLSFAFWTLLYSKLKELEFNKTTQRSLFLFLLLSFPCLFIPTIILNPTIGTNLLRLSLLTSLGVFFLYLSYQYIKSPSKNSEDHNTIEFKTIPVKRTRKNNEEDNSKTRLGQNKNVTLLLAFLLAVLTAAILYIRSPKEVYFNIEDDRIYGYIELPSDSSFSYTDKIVRNIESKLIENRKTKDVISQIESGHAFLIINYDKNIFFKENIIPSLNESVGKQNPAYCYFTKESELGRMKEISLDVIGSDHSTLNKTVPQVANAITNLPGIHEVILNFKPPRNELQLDLNSKNSLVPNSEIGSFLRTILQGSVVSKFNENNNELDIRIRASKEYRESEKQLNRFLIKNNIGQFSPIGNLYSQKESASPIKLFRKNKRPSLSLSIRTDSYSAISLLQNVKNTAKNILNLNERIELNDRIEKLSKSKTVFTTHIILLISICFFLLVAFTESLTKASGHFLSVIFAYSIFLSLYLIIFKTYDISLHIGSAVVLVSLMLEAITKLTGKENTNREKLDLKLFYIAFMLYIPFLLFANPELLLLKNVIGFFLCALFLSKFALFSFDMEYNSILNLLFKRASNTLRFSRYWRK